The genomic interval ACCTGATGGTGCGGATGGGGCAGGTGAGGTGCAGATGCGGCAATTCCTTTCAACGGAGAGTCTCATGGCGACATTACGTGTGGGGCGGGTGGTGTGGTCAATGGGCGCTGCGCTCGTGTTTCCCGTGGCCGCGCTATCGGCGCAGGAGTGCATGGGCGGACTTGCCGTGAGTAACATGAGGAATGCGGTTGGCGGCACGATTGCCGGTGCTGGTGCGCAGCGCATCGTGTTGGCTGCGTATGAGCGGTTGGGCAGCCGCCTGCAGTTGGGCGCGCAAGCCGGCGTGCGCGGCACGTCGTTTGGCTCAACCGATGCCCGCGCGGTTGGGGCGAGTGCTAGCTGGCGAGCGGGTCCTGCGGCGGAGAAGGGGCTGCGTGCCTGTCCGTATGTGCAGGCCGCGTGGCAGGACGGGCCCGCAAACCAGGGCTACAACCTGCACCAGGTGCAGGGGGCGGCTGGCCTCAGTGTAGGGCGAGCGCTCTCTGCGGGTTCACTTACTCTCGTGCCATTCGCACGCCTCGGTGTGTTGCATTTGCGAAACACCAGTGGATTCGAGGGGCAGCGCACCACGTTTTCGCGCAGCCTTGGCGAAACAGGCGTGGGGGTCGGCTTGCGATTCGGTCAACAGTTCATGCTGACACCAGCAATCAGTCGACCGTTTGCCGCAGGCTCGCAGCCTGGTGCACCTGAGCCCACGTACTCGATGGCGTTCAGGTTCGGGTTTGGGCGGTAGGCGGCGTTGACAAGCAGCCTGTGGTGGCTGATGCCGTTGCTGGCAACAGTGATGTGGGCGTCACCACCACAGCTCATTGCCGGTGCTTCCCGCCTACTGCGTTGCGACAAATTCCCCGGTATGGTTCGTGTTGCGCGTGACATTGCCGACGATGCGAATCCCGAGGTGTGTCGCGCCGTGCATGTCGCGTGGCGCGCGCTGAAGAGCTCCACACGACGTTCATCGGCACAGACAATGGACTCGACGCATGTGGTGTTCCACCGTTTCCCCGTGCTCGGCAGCAATTCGCGTCGGTCGCTGTATCAGCTCGGATTTTTCACAACGGGGCGCGCTTACCGAGAGGTAGTGGTGGATCGCGCGAACTGGACGGCGGAAGTGCAAGCAAGAGAAGGCCAACGGGGCGGTCGCTGACCATCGGCGTCCGCTGACTTCTGCTGGTCAGCCCGTACGAGGTAGCCGCTTCAACTTGGCAATTTGCTCCGCTTCCTTGGAACGGAGCGCATGCCACAGGTCCCAGTCCTGCTGGAGACCGAGCCAGAAGTCCGCACTCATGCCCGTGACCTGCGCGAGCCGGAGCGCCGTGTCCGGAGTGACCGCCCGCTTGGCATTGATGACCTCGTTCAGTCGCGGAAACGAGACGCCAAGCTGAATGGCAAACGCGGACTGCGAGATGCCGAGGGGCTTGAGAAACTCCTCGAGCAGCATCTCACCCGGATGCGTGGGCGGCCGATGGGTGGGGAGGCGGCGTTGGACCAGCGGCGCACTCTTCGGCGCCTTAGTGATAGTCCGTGACTTCGACGTCGTCGGCATAGCCATCCTCCCACCGGAAACAGATCCGGTACTGATCGTTTATCCGAATACTGTGCTGACCAATCCGTGTCCCACGCAACGCTTCCAGACGATTGCCCGGCGGTATGGCAAGTTCTCGGAGATCGCGCACCCGGTTGAGTTGCGTCAGCTTTCGCATGACCACCGGCCACAGGCCGCTCGGACAGGCCTTCCTGGCGCGGCGGCTGTCCACGCCATTGAAGAGGTCCTCGGTGGCGAGGTCGGCGAAGGTGCGTATCACAGTATCTATTATAACGGCATCTGTTATAGTTGCCAGTCCCAGCTACACGACATGGGACGAAACAGGCTCAGACTACCTGGTGTACTGCCTTGAGCAAAAAATCGCCCCGTCCGTTCGGTCCACTTACTTTGGAGGTAAGATGGCAAGCATGTACCGGGAAAGTGCGACGGAACCTGCAAGTTGGTGTCGAGGCAAGGATCGTCGACTCTGGAAGTGGAACTATGCGGGTGAGATCGATACGGTGGCCGCTGTTGGTTGTACTTTTTATCTTTGCGGCTTGCCGAGACGCAACCACCGGTGTGGCGGGAACCTTTACCGTCACGGGCAACGTGTCCAACACCGCAGGATTGGCGGTGGCGGACGTGCCGGTCGAGGTCAGGCTGATCCACCCAACCTGCGAATCTGATGGCACTGCCCAGGCAGGCAGCACGAAGACGTCCACCGACGGGGTCTACACGCTGCAGTTCAAGGAGATGTTCGACGGCTGCGTGCGACTCATCGCCAGGCCGCCCGGTGGCACGCCGGTTGTGGTAGAGCGCACCAAGGTGGATGTGCGGCCAAACCGGGACTATCTGATCATCAACGCGGTGCTGCCCTCGCAGGATGCTGAAATAGCTCGCGTCACCTCTGGTGTGACGCCAGCGTTGTTGTATGCTGGCACGACTTCAGTCAGGGGCGAGCGATGCGAGGCGCTCTACAACCCGACGGGTCGCCTGTCGATTCCGCCCGAGCAGTAGCTGCGCGCGCTGCTGCTGCAGCTCCTCTATTCGATTAGGAGCGAACGGCAGCTCGTCTGGCAGCTCGGGTACAATCTGCTCTACTGCTGGTTTGTCGGTCTTGATCTCGAGGTGGCGGCGTGGTACGCCACAACGTTCACCAAGCATCGGCAGCGGCTGCTTGAAGGGGACATCGCGGCGCAGTGCCTCGCGCGTACCGTGGCGACGGCGGAGCGGGCGCGCCTGCTCTCGCCGAACACTTCTCGGTCGATGGGACGCCGCTCTGGGCCTGGGCGAGTCAACGAGTGTACGACCGAAGGACGATGACTCGGATTGACCGGTAGATCCGGGCAATGACGGCGTGAGTGTTCATGGCGAGAAGCGGCGCAACACGACCCGTCAGTCCGTGATGGATCCAGAGGCGCCCAGGGCCCGCAAATCGTTCAACGTCGCGTCGATCCTCGCGTACTAGGCGAGCGCGCTGGTCGACAATCGCCACGGTTTGGTGGTGAGCACCGTGGTGTGCAGTCTGAATGGGCGAGCCGAAGTGGACGATGCGCTGAGTCTCCTGCGAGGCATTGCCGGCCTCGCGCTGCGCGCGACCGTGGGCGCCGACAAGGGCTACGGTACGCGGGACTTCGTGGAGGGCGCCTGCGCAGCCGACTTCACGCCGCACGTGGCGGAGAGGGCGAAGGGCAGCGCCATCGATGGGCGCACCACGCGCCAAGAGGTCTACGCGATCGGCCAACGCGCGCGCAAAATAATCGAGGAGGTGTTCGGCTGGCCAAGAAACCTCGCCGGACTGCGGAAAGTGAAGCATCGGGGCACCACACGAGTCGATTGGATCGTCACCGTCGCGTGCGCCGCGTACAACCTGATGCGCTTGCGGCGCCTCATACCGGCCTGCCCCCAGGCCGAAGGCAGCTTCACGCGCCACGGCAATAGCGCGGACGCCGCCCAAGGGAAGCCGCGAGGCCTGCAGAACCGGCCGTGTTCGACGCCAATCAGCGCCAAATCTCCGCCGCAGCACGGATCCGCTCGTCAAGCTCCGGCTTTCTCAGCGTTCTGCCAAGTAAAGAGCGACTTTGTATCGCCGAACCCGCGGATGGGCTCGGCTCGTAGACTTCATTCTCCGCAAACAATGACTTCTGGGCAATAGTCAATAGGGTGTTTGACCTATTGCAAGATTGGGAATAATTCACAAAGCTGACTTCAGCTTTGATGTGGCTGAGTGAAGACGATTCGCACAAGTCTCTCGCGTGAGGAGTGTTGCTCGGCGGGTAGCTTCATCTCAGAGGGCGCGAGAGGACGATCAGTAGACCGAAGGTGAGTTGGAATGCTTGGCCTTCCCATCGGTTAAGGTCGTTCGAAACTTCGATCGTCGTATCGCCACCACTTCAGCGCTTGCGCAGTGTTCGAAATGCTGAACATCCCGGCTTGCGCCGACGAATCGGCTTACGGCCAGTGACCGTAAGCAAGCTATTCACTCTCTTGATGGAGCGGGCGCATGAGAAGTTACGTCAAAGCGTCAACGGTATTGAGCCTTTCACTCTTGGCCGCAGCTTGTGAGCCTAGTCGCAGCACTGCTGCCGACTCGATGGACGAACCCGCGAGGTCGATGTCAGGGGCGAAGAATCAGCCAGTGTTGCGCACTCTCCGAGAAGACTTTCAAGAGATTGCGGCACGTGACCACTCGTTCGGCGGCTTTTGGGTGGGTGAGAACGGCCAGCTAGTCGTCGCCACCAAGACGGGCGAAGTTAGCCGGGAAACCGAAGAGTTAGTCCACGGTTGGCTTCGCCGCAATTCACGTGCCGACCTCACCGCACGGCGCATTGAGGCGTTCAAAGTCATGTACGACTACGCTGAGCTGATGGGGTACTACGAGAAGATTCGCAGCTCCGTCGCTTCGCATCGCGATGTCGCAGGTATTGGCATCGACGAGCGAACCAACTCCGTACTGGTGAACGTTCGAACAGAGGTCGGCAAGTCGTGGGTAGAGAGTCAACTGGCAGCCCAGAAGATAGGGGCGCGTGAAGCCAAAGTTGCGCTCGAGACCAACGGATATGACGTCCAAGCGGGTCTTCAGTCGACCTTTGCTACCTTGCGAGGAGGAATTCAAGTTACCAACAGCATCGTTGGCGATTGCTCGATCGGATTCCTTGGCCATATGACCATTGGGCCGAACGATCCCTATCCGGACATGAGTCGACCCGTAATGACGACTGCTGCACACTGCACGCAGAGCCAGATCTCCTTGGTTGGCGAGACATTCGGTCAGCCATCATCAGCAAGACCGATCGGGAACGTCTCTCGAATTGCACAGGTCTATACATCGTGCGGGGGCGGGTACGTTTGGTGTCGTTACGCTGACGTCGCCTTGATTGCCGTTCGGGACACCATTCCAATCGGATGGGCGACGGCTGCGATTTCGACTGCCACCACACCACCGGCGAATCCTTCCTACCTAGGATGGCGAGCATATGCAGGAAGTGGCGTTACCGGCGCGGTCTTGGGAGAGACCATTACTCGGGTTGGGCGTACGAGAGGTCAGACGACCGGCACCGTAGTTGTAAGCTGTCAGGATCGACAGTCCACCCTGCTTCCGGGAATGTGGACCCTTTGCGCGATGAACGCGACGGCAACCACTGAAGGAGGCGATAGTGGTGGCACTGTGTATATTCCAAGCACGGTAGGTCAGCCCACTACACCGCGCGCCGTTGGCACCCTCTTTCAAGGTGGGGTTGGCAGCACATGGTTCAGCAGCGCGGGATTTGTGAACCTGGCTCTTGGGAACGACGTGTATTTCGTTTGGTAGTCTGGTGTAACCGCAGCCTCAACAACAACCGCGGAGTACGAGTCATGATCAAGAGCACTTCCTTTCACGCGACCATAGCGGTCCCATTCGTGCTGATTGGCGGCCTTCTTGCTGGCTGCGGCGGATCGTCGACCGACCCAACGACCGACCCACGGGTTGCGATCTCCGCCAGCGAGGAAGTGGTGCTCGGCGCAGGTCCGATCAACGTCACCTTCAGCAATCTGCAGGACTCAGAGATCCTTCTCGGTCATTGCCCGCAGACGCTGGAGCGTCAGGAACGGTCGACGTGGGTGGTTGCAAGCACAGACTTTTCGTGCGACGCCGTCCTCAACCGACTGGCTCCTGGTGAGCGCCTCGTGGTCGCCGTTGATTTTCCCTTGGTTGAGCGGGGGGTCTATCGACTGCGTTTCGATGTTCGCGATACCGCTCGAACGCTGCTTCCCGCGGTCGATCGTGTAAGCAATGCGTTCAACGTGAGGTGAACGGTCCTCTCTTGGGGGGCCCCCGAGCCGTTTATTGAACAGCGGTTGGGGCAGTACCGCCGGCCGGCCGGGTGTGGTACCTTCTACAGGTCCCGGGTCCCGGAGGGCGTCAGCCCGCCAACTCCGTCAGGACCCCGCAGGTAGCAGCGGTACGTGGATCCTGTCGTCGCTTCGTCAGGCCCGGGGCACTGCGCGCAGCCTTTTCACTCTCCCGAGTGATGGGCTGCGCGCTTTTTCTTTCCCCACCGTTTTTGCAGTAGATTCCGGCATGTCGCTCGCCCTCGCCCGGAAATACCGCCCGCGCAACTTCGCCACCGTCGCGGTGCAGAATCACGTGGCCAATACGCTCAAGGGCGCCATTGCCCGCGGACGCGTGGCGCACGGCTATCTGCTCTGCGGCCCGCGCGGCACGGGCAAGACGACGCTGGCCCGCGTGCTGGCCATGGCGCTCAACTGCGAGCGCCGCGGCGACCCGGCCCTGGCCGGCGAACCCTGCGGGCAGTGCGGCAGCTGCCAGAAGATCTGGAGCGGCTCGGCCTCGCTCGACGTGGTGGAAATCGACGCCGCCTCCAACCGCGGCGTGGACGACGCCCGCGATCTGCGCGAGCGCGCCATGTACGCGCCCTCCGGTGAGGACCGCTACAAGGTCTATATCGTGGACGAGGCGCACATGCTCACGCGTGAGGCCTGGAACGCGCTGCTCAAGGTGCTTGAGGAGCCGCCGCCACGCGTGGTGTTCGTGTTTGCCACCACCGAGCCGCAGAAAATCGCGCAAGCCGCCGCACCGGTGCTTTCGCGTCTGCAGCGCTTTGACCTCAAGCGCATCGGGCCGTCGGAAATCCGCGAGCGCCTCGCGGCCGTGCTCAGCGAAGAAGAGGTCAGGTTCGAACCGGAAGCGCTGGGCATGATCGCCCGCGCCGCCGACGGCGGATTGCGTGACGCGCTCTCGCTCACCGACCAGGTGCTGTCCATTGGCGCGAGCGCCGAGGTGACGGCTGAGCGCGTGCGCGAAGCGCTGGGCCTCGTGCCCGACGAGGAGTTTCTCGCGCTGCTGGACCTGGTGGCCGAGCGACGTGCGGCCGACGTGTTTCCGGCCGTGCAGCGCCTGGCCGACAACGGTGTGGACTTCGTGCTGGTGCTGGCGGGCCTGGGCGATTTGTTGCGCGCACAGCTCGCGCTGGCGCTGGGTGGTGAACTACCCGACTTGTCGGAGCGTCTTCGCGCGGCGCTGAGTGAACGCAAGGGCCGCGTGGCGGGCGGCGACCTGCTGCGCATGTTGCATGCCCTGCTCGAACTCGAGCCCATGTATCGCCGCAGCGGACAGCCGCAGCTCTTGCTGGAGACGCTGCTGGTGCGCTTCGCGCTCATGGATCGCACCGTCGAGCTCGAAGAAGTGCTCAAGGGCTTTGGCGGGGGCGGGCACGATGATCCGCCGCCGCGCCGCGTAGCGCATGAGCCGCGCGTGGCCTCGGCGCACGCACTGCCGCCCTCGCCGCCGCCGGCGGTGGCCGCCGCGTCGTCCGCGCATGCGATTCCCGCGCCGCCCATGCCGCAGGTGGCAATTCCGCAGGTGGCCATTCCGCGCACGGCCACGCAGCAGGTGGCCGAGGCGGCAGCCGCGGCACAGCTGGCCCCGCCACGCTCGGCGCCGGCTGAAGCACCGGGCGCCCCCCCGTCGGTGGAGCAGGTGCAGAAGCGCTGGAACCGTGTGGTGGAAGCCATTCAGTCACGTGGCCGCGGCATGCTGGCGCAGGCGGTGCAGCGCATGCAGCCCCTGTCAGTGGACGGGAACGGTGTGCTGACGGTGGCGTATGAGGTCACGGACGACACGTTTGCGCAGGCCGTGGACGGCGCGCGGCACGATGTCGTGCAGGCCATGCAGGAAGTGCTGCGTGGCGTGACCGGTCTGCGTGTGCAGGCCGCGGGCGCTGCAGCCTCGGCGCAAGGCGCCGCAGGCACGAGCGCGCGCCCCACCAAGCGCCTCACCGCGCACGATGTGCAGAAGCAGCGCACGTCGCACCTGGCGGCCAAGGATCCGTTGCTCGAAGCCGCCGTGCAGGCGCTCGACCTGGAACTGATGGACTAAGCGCCTTTCACACTCTACTACACACCCGATGGATTTGTTCAAGATGCTCGGCCAGTTCAAGGACATGCAGTCCCGCATGCAGGCCATGCAGGAAGAGATGTCGCAGCGCACGTTCAGCGCGCTGGCTGGCGGTGGGATGGTGTCCGCCGATGTCGATGGCAAGATGCAACTCAAGCGCATCCAGATCGATCCGTCCATCATGAACGACAAGGAGATGGTGGAAGATCTCATTGTCGTGGCGGTGGCCGAAGCGCAGAAGAAGGCGGCCGATGCCATGCAGATGGAGTTGCAGAAGGTCACGGGCGGCATCGACTTGCCGTTCAAGCTGCCGTTCTGACCTTCGCGCGGTTCTGAGGCGACGTGTCGGTCATCGACGAACTCACGAGCGAACTGGCGCGTCTGCCCGGCAT from Gemmatimonas sp. UBA7669 carries:
- a CDS encoding HigA family addiction module antitoxin gives rise to the protein MPTTSKSRTITKAPKSAPLVQRRLPTHRPPTHPGEMLLEEFLKPLGISQSAFAIQLGVSFPRLNEVINAKRAVTPDTALRLAQVTGMSADFWLGLQQDWDLWHALRSKEAEQIAKLKRLPRTG
- a CDS encoding type II toxin-antitoxin system RelE/ParE family toxin, producing the protein MIRTFADLATEDLFNGVDSRRARKACPSGLWPVVMRKLTQLNRVRDLRELAIPPGNRLEALRGTRIGQHSIRINDQYRICFRWEDGYADDVEVTDYH
- a CDS encoding transposase, translating into MLQLLYSIRSERQLVWQLGYNLLYCWFVGLDLEVAAWYATTFTKHRQRLLEGDIAAQCLARTVATAERARLLSPNTSRSMGRRSGPGRVNECTTEGR
- a CDS encoding transposase, which translates into the protein MVDNRHGLVVSTVVCSLNGRAEVDDALSLLRGIAGLALRATVGADKGYGTRDFVEGACAADFTPHVAERAKGSAIDGRTTRQEVYAIGQRARKIIEEVFGWPRNLAGLRKVKHRGTTRVDWIVTVACAAYNLMRLRRLIPACPQAEGSFTRHGNSADAAQGKPRGLQNRPCSTPISAKSPPQHGSARQAPAFSAFCQVKSDFVSPNPRMGSARRLHSPQTMTSGQ
- the dnaX gene encoding DNA polymerase III subunit gamma/tau, which encodes MSLALARKYRPRNFATVAVQNHVANTLKGAIARGRVAHGYLLCGPRGTGKTTLARVLAMALNCERRGDPALAGEPCGQCGSCQKIWSGSASLDVVEIDAASNRGVDDARDLRERAMYAPSGEDRYKVYIVDEAHMLTREAWNALLKVLEEPPPRVVFVFATTEPQKIAQAAAPVLSRLQRFDLKRIGPSEIRERLAAVLSEEEVRFEPEALGMIARAADGGLRDALSLTDQVLSIGASAEVTAERVREALGLVPDEEFLALLDLVAERRAADVFPAVQRLADNGVDFVLVLAGLGDLLRAQLALALGGELPDLSERLRAALSERKGRVAGGDLLRMLHALLELEPMYRRSGQPQLLLETLLVRFALMDRTVELEEVLKGFGGGGHDDPPPRRVAHEPRVASAHALPPSPPPAVAAASSAHAIPAPPMPQVAIPQVAIPRTATQQVAEAAAAAQLAPPRSAPAEAPGAPPSVEQVQKRWNRVVEAIQSRGRGMLAQAVQRMQPLSVDGNGVLTVAYEVTDDTFAQAVDGARHDVVQAMQEVLRGVTGLRVQAAGAAASAQGAAGTSARPTKRLTAHDVQKQRTSHLAAKDPLLEAAVQALDLELMD
- a CDS encoding YbaB/EbfC family nucleoid-associated protein, translating into MDLFKMLGQFKDMQSRMQAMQEEMSQRTFSALAGGGMVSADVDGKMQLKRIQIDPSIMNDKEMVEDLIVVAVAEAQKKAADAMQMELQKVTGGIDLPFKLPF